CCTGGGCCAACCCCATTCACCaacctctctctgtttttttttttttttttttttttttggggggggggggttgttgttgttttgtcttgttttgagacaggatcttacactTATGTAAGTTAGAGGCTAGCTctaacttgctatatagctgaggcttggtttgaactcctgatctgtAGTGGTATTTAGCTAACTGCTTTGTTCCTCTGGGTCGCTCGCTACCTTTGCACCAGCCCAGGAGCTATTTGGATTCGcaaatgaaagacatacacacaccacacaccacacacgcacacgcacacacacacacacgtgtgcacacacacaccagttaactTTACTATGCCTTTAGTAGCTCAGAGGCcgggcagttctaatcctctgTGCAGCTAGCACACATTTCCCTCTGGTACCCCTGGCTTAACGTGCTtcaattctatattttatctttgttgccctgGCTCCTCTTGGGCAGCCCCTAGCTTTGCTGCCCTTCTTCTGGACAGCCCTCCCAGGGGCCACATTCCTTTTCACCTACATTTtggatgatttttcttttacagCTCTAAATCTGACCCATCTCCCCCAAATCATGgcaatctctctccctcctctctcccagtcCCTGGCCCATACAAATCTAAAGGTCTCACCTTGGTCCatctgcccaaccattggccatTGGATCTTTATTGGTTGATCAAAAGCCAATTGGGGAaaaggaccttcagcatttggacacacagattcccGATTTGTGGGGCCAGATTAGTTCGAAACATTAGCACCAATCCCCAGCactggtcttcctgcttccactCCCCAAGTGGTGGGGTTACAGGCACAAACCACTGCACCAGGCCCAAAGATATTTTTCCTAAAGATTTACAGTTATGGTCAGATAGCACTGAATTAATTTTGATATAGAATTTACTTTCACATTCTTTGACTAATGCTCAGATAAGTTACAGATTAGATGTTTAGAATGGTCTAGAAACTAAATCATGAACTAAATTAGCCATCTCAAAAGATTACAGACACCAGGGACCTGGATATAGCTCAGTCAcggaacatacacacatacacacacacttatgcagtTACTCATCCTTGTCCCATGTCAGCTTATGCTATTGGATATCTTCATTTCTTCCCCTTGGAGCTGCAAGGCCTCCGGGGAAGGGCTCAAATGGAGGTTGTGAAATTAAGCCCTGACCTCAAATAATTATCTCCCAGCTCCTCCTTGTCATCTCAGTACGGGTTCCCTTCACAAGGCTTTCTCCTTACTGGGGAATAGAATTGTGAGCCCACACTGCTACTCCCAGTGAGGTCAATGGATAATAGCCCCATATCTCCACACTGGAGATGGAGTCCAGGGCTTCTAACATGCTAAGAGGTACTGTGTCACAGGCACATTCCTAGGCCCATCTGGATCATTAGCCTCTAGAACCATTCTGTTATtactaattattattgttattgggttgttttgttttgttttgttggtttgagacaaggtttctcttatagccttggctgtcctgtaactctctctgtagactaggctggccttgaactcagagatctacctgcttctgcctcccaggtgctgggattaaaggcatgcaccaccacaaccccatgttattaattattctaagaaAAGTTCCTATATTCCAATTccaaatttttcttaatttttaaaactttgttttgtatgtgctgaatgttttgcctgaatgtatgtgtgtacaccatgtAAATGTCAGGTGCCCAAAGAGGCTGGAAGAGGACACTCGACCcgctagaactgaagttacagatgagaCACTGAGACACGCAGTGggggttgggaattgaaccttggtcctctgcaggagcaacaagagctcttaactaTGGAAGCATCTACCCAGTGTCCTCCAACTCCGAGTTTTAAGATATCGGTCCccggggggtggtggtggtggcgcacgcctttaatcacagcacttgggaggcagaggcaggcagatttctgagttcgaggccagcctggtctacagagtgagttccaggacagccagggctacacagagaaaccctgtctcgaaaaacaaaaacaaacaaacaaacaaaaaaacccaaaaaatatatcagtccctttttcttttttctccttttgttgtttcatttcatttttgagGAAGATTCTTGGGCAGTTCAaggtagcctcaaacttgctgtgtagctgaggccagccttggtttcctgatcctcctgtctctgcctcccaagtgccaggatgaCAGGCTtgagtctttctttttatttatttctttacttacttacttacttattttctttctttctttaccagAATCCCACCCATTTGTCATTCAGAATTTCTGGGAACTTTAACATATATACTGCATATTGTCACCAAtctcccccattcccttcccaGAATCTcatctagcccaggctagccctgaatttGGCTATGTGGTTGAGGATAAACTTGGGCttcttgtgatcttcctgcctccatctcccctgAGTTCTGGTATTACAGACATTATATCTGATTTGTGTCGGGCTGAGGACTAGACTCAGAGCCGGATACAGCTAGGAAAGCACTTCATTAGCGCAGCTGCATACTcagcaccaccacccccaaataaaacacATGGCGTTTGAgtacttttaattacattttgtctatttagtgtatgtgtgcatgtgttcgtgCCACGGGTTTGGGGGTCAGAGGGCAACTAATAGGAATTGGTtgtctccttccactctgtgggtctCCGGATTGAACTCAGTCCTAGGCTTAGAGGTAAGCAACTTTACTCACCAGGTGGTCTGTAATCCGGGACTCAAGAAGTAGAAGTAGGAGGGCCTCTAGTGGGACAGCATCCTGAGATTCGTATTGTTACTAGCCTgggacaccttgtctcaaaacagaaaatggaatGAAAATATGTATTACTTCAGAGTCACCATTGATAAACAGCAACAGTTGCAGAGCGGTGACACATTCAATACTGGTAGGCATGGCCTGGAGATTGCAGCCGCTCAGAGCACCATTGGACCAGGAGAGGGCGCCCAGGGCGCGTATGCACCAGTAGCATGGCGGGACACGATGATTGGTTTGGGTGCCGAGGCAGCAAGCGCACCAGCTTGTGTTTGGCTGGTACGCGTTGCAAGCGACTCCAATTGGCCGAGCGGGGACCTAGCGGGCTCTTGTGACCGGCTCCCAGGCTGCGGCGGGCAGCGCGCATTGGGTCCTGGGGTGGTAGAGGTGGCCAAGCTGGCGGCGCGGTGGCCCCGCTCCCGCTCGCACCCGCGGCGCGACCGCGGCCGCTGGCACTCTCGGCTGAGTAGATCTCGCGCGTCCCTGCCGCCCACCCCGCCGCCCGCAGCGTCCCTGCCGCACCCGCCGCTGCCGGGGTTACCGCCGGGCTTGAGCTCCGGACCGCCGCCGCCCTCGGCGCTCGCCCTAGCTGAGCTGCCGCCGCTGCCCGCACTCCCACTGCGCCCGGAGCTGCTGGCGCCCTGGGGCCCCGGGGTCCATCTGGCGCTGCCGGAGCTGCCGCCCGAGGTCTGCGCTCCCGCGCCACCCGCAGCCGCGCTCGCCTTGCAGGACCTGCCGCGTCTGCCCGCGCCCGCGCCGCCGCCCGCGCACTTGCCACTGCCGCCGCTGCCCGAGGCCGCGGTCGCTGCCACCCCGGGGCCGGTGGGTGCTCGCGGTCGGCCCCCGCTGCTCGCCGAGCCTCCCCCGCAACCGCTGCCGCCGCTGCCCTCGCGACCCTCAGCCTTCACCCTGCTGGCGCCGCCGTTCCCCCGCGAGCCCTGGCCGCTCCCCGCCTTTCCCCcaccgctgccgccgccgcccccGCCGCCCTACTTCTTCCTGTCGCCGCCCTGCTGACCGCCTGGCCCCGCGGGGGCTACAAGCGGGTGAGTCCGTGCCTGGACACCGGCAGGCTCAAAAGACCCAGCCAGAGTTCTGCTGAGAATATGACGAGAGTGCCAGGACTGCAGCCAAGGCTCAGGGAGAAAAAAGTAAACCTGGCATTAAGATGAGGAGTGTCAGCTGGGGCTAGCGACACACGTCCGGAATCCCAACCTTAGAAATACTTAAGTAGAGGGGTCACGAGTTAAAAGGTCAGCCTTTGTTACTTaatgagaccctgattcaaagcaatttaaaagaaagataagGGACTTTtgcccctccccaacccctcttgTCCTGCAGGGTCCTCCCTAGGTAATTTAAGAAGTAACTCATCAAAGTTACCGGGAAAGCTGACTGTTGCTTTGGGGCTGCAGAGCCTATCACAGCACCTGCTTCCGGGAAGGAAACCCAAGTCGTGTGGATGAAGCAGAAGGTtgattcttctctttttcttgggGTTTGGAGACAGatctctttttgttcttgtttgggttttgtttgtttgcttgttttatttttgtttttcaagacatgattTCTGTGTGTAATAAGACTGCCctgaactccctttgtagaccaggctggccctaaagTCACAGAGATCGACCTCCACCCGCCCTTGCTTCCCAGAGATCAAACCTCCTTGCTATGTAGGACTACCTGCACCCTGAACTCAGCACTCCCGTTATCCagtcagccttctgagtgctgggttaaaTAGTTGGGACACCAAGCTGGGCTTTGAGAACAAAAGCTTCAGACGATGCAGCCAGGCTCTGGAATGACAAACACGTTGTCTTTATCCAGGGTGTACGTGTACTGCTAAGGCCTCTTCACTTTACCTTTGGAAACTCCCAAGTCTCAGGACTTTCAACTGAAATAGATCAGGAGTCCTCCTGCCCACAAATGGCGTTGATGGACAGTTCACACTGGGCAGGAGAGTCACATGCAAGGACTATGAAGTCATCTCCAGGGGAGAAGAGGCTCCTGTCCCTTCCTTACAGTCCCCTCACCCCACAGCTGGTTTCTGTGCAGCCAGGCTACCTTAGTATAAAGTTCTCTTTGTTCCGCAGGTAACCTGGGCTCAGGTAACCAAGTGGATGCCAGACCTCTTCAGCACTCAGGAGTGGTATCAGGAAGCCAGCCTTGACCTTGGGGGACCTCTGAAAGCCCAGGTCCCATCAGCAAGATCAATTAGTTTATTAGGTTCCTGTGACTGAAATAACAAATTATGCAAACCGAGCGGCCTGGGACAATAGGAATGTGTTCTCTTAACAGGGCTGGTGGCCAGAGATCTAAAAAAGGACCTGCAGTGTCCACAGCAGCCTGAAACATGCCTCTCTTTTCGCCTTTCTTCAGCAGGTCCTTGTTCTTCCTCTGGTGCGAGGAAAGGACTTCCTTTGCCTCAGCTTCTAAGGACATCGCCTTTCTTAAATCCAAGTTGACTTCAGATTGAGACCCTCCATTGATCATACTTGCAAAGATGCTATTatcagccagatgtggtggcacattcttttaatcccagcacttgggaggcagagacaagtgaatctctgagttcaaggccagctgagtCTACATAGAAGTCCAGGCTAGCCAGAACGATATAGTAAGACCTTTGAAAAAGCAAACCAAAGACACTCGTCACATAAGGTCTCATGCCCAAGCTCCATGACCATCCAGTTCATACAAGCTAAGCCTTCTCTGTAGTCCAGGGTCCCTTTGAACTTGGAGTCTGAATGCTTCTGCTACTCGAGTAGCTGGATCGCAGGATTGTGCCACCAGCCCTGGCTTAGGCTTGTCTTTCTTACTCTGATCTACCCTCTACCTTTCTTCTCAGAACTTAACTTTTCTAGGCCGTGTTCTTCACTGACCTGGGGCCTTGTGTGGTCTGAGAGCCCGTGGGCAGTAGCTGACACGCTAACCCTGGTACAGGGAAAAAGGACTATGCCTGCTTTTTCTAGTGCCTGGCTTTCTGCGTCCCTGTCTTCCTCGGGCCTCCTTTCCACCCTGGTCCCCACCCTATTGTCTTTCTGCCTCCCACTCTCTTTCCTCTTATGTTGCTCTCCTTTCCTTGCTAAGAAGTGGAGACTATCAGGAGAGACGTGAATGTATCTTTTAAAGACAAGTCTTCTGGGAGCCCAGCTCTCCAAGCCTGAGGGCCATAACTCTTGCTTCTGTTTGAACACTGATGGAGACGGATAATAAAGTTAATTGTTACCCAGCCCTCTGTTGTGACCTACCCAGGTGAAACTACCTTCACGTTCTTGACAGGATGCCTTTATCTGAGACCTCAGTGGGGTTGGTAGAGGTATTGCTCTGGAAACTGCTGGTCATGGCCCCATGTGAGGTAGCTCCTTTCCCTTTACAATCCAGACCTGCACTGGAAATGGGACATCTGTGACATGCCCAGAGAGGCTCAGTGGTGGGAGGGATCCACATCAGGGATCCAGGCACTGGGAATGAACTCAGGATGAAAGGTGGCTTCCCAACAAAGTCAagtacacatgtgcacgcacgtGTGAGAGAGGTTCTGTCCTGGGAACAGATAGGCCTTAGGGAATCTCCCCAGGTGGTGTAACAGATACTCAGAAGGGCAAAGATGCTTTACCCTGCTGCTAATACTcagaggcctgcctgcctgcctgcctgccctgtgaAGAGAGCAGCAGACTTAGAAGTCAGGGCCTTTGCTCTGTGTCCCTCCTGTTGACTGTACGTATACACAGCCTAGCTTTTTTAGTGTTCTGGGCCCATTTCTTATCTGTAGTAGGTGGCTGCTGAGCTGCTGAGAAATGCAGGGTCTTCAGTCACTTCAAAGTGACTGAAGGTTCAGGAGCTAGGGAAGCTGGCTCCTCTTCCTTGACGGGTAAAGCCGGTTGGCCATGGAGGATGTACCCTGAGGGGTCTCACCTTCCCCTGTCATTAAGTCACTTTGCACTTTAAGGAAATTCACTTAGGCCCCATTCATGTAAACTGAACCCTGGTTTGTACTGCCCTCCAGAGCCCACTGGCCCCTCATGGGCCTACTCAGCCAGGACAAAGAATGTTGTTTAGTTATTTtagatgggggtggggtacaCCTCCGTTTCCTCTAGCAATTAGGACACTGGAGAAAATTTCTCATATCCTTCCTAGCCTAGGGAGATGGGGGTAGGGATTCTGGAGGACCTGTTAAAGTCTCACAGAGATGGGAGCTGCTCAGGGGGCCCTGCCTCTTCATATCAATGGAACTGCATTCTAGTCAGTAAATGCAAACTGGATTAACCTGTGATTTCCCAGGACCCAGCTGAGATGAGATAGACTGGGAGAAGACCTAACTGGAATCTAGAGCCACCCAGGCAGTCCCAAGGAAACAAAGGGCCCAACAAGTGTAGTAAGCAGGCAGGCCTTTGGGGCCTGACCTAGAGTCCTCTAAGGAGCTGTGCTCAGTCCTTCAGGTTTCTGGGATGTAGGGCTGTTCCCCAGGTTTTGCTCTCCCCAGACCTGAGGTTAGACAGACACAGTGAAACCTGATGGTTTTGGTGTACATTTTTattcagcacttgtgaggcagaggcaggtggttctctgtgagttcaaggccagcctggtctccagagggagttccaggtcagctaaggACACAtggaaaaatcctgtcttgaaccccacgcacacacaccaaaaaaacaacaacacaaacacaaaaaaacagtAGGAGACAGTGCTACCTGAGCCACTTAAAGGCCAGTCCAACCAAAACTGCTCACTGGTGATGGATCCTGTCTGTAACACAAACTTTCCTGTGGTTGGCCAGTCCCTGGCATTGTGGGTGCTTCCCACTATGCTTCTAGATAAAGGACAGGAGGCACCCCACACATTGGGGTTATGAAGGAATTGGGGTCCTTTTGACTCCTGCTTCCTGAGAATACTTACTCTTACTGCATTATGTACTGCTACACTCAGTTGGCCAAGGGGTCTAGAGCTCTCTGGCAAAGCCTTCTGTAAATTCATCAGTTTTCCCAATCTTGGATCAGTCTTCAAACTCAAAAAATATCCAAGGCCAACCAGGGCAAACTGGCCACTAACACCCAAAGCCAGAGGACTTTCTCTGCCTGAAGTTGCTGAGGGCTTGGGGTAGGAGACCTTGGAGTCCTTGGCCCCtagacccaggctagcctcagtctCAGACACCTAACCAAACCTGCGTGACCAGATTCCAGGAGGCCCCTGGAAGTCTTCAGAAGAAGCTTCTAGGGGAACTGGACTCTATTGACCCCATTTTACAGCCACTCCCTCATAACATCCTGTGAAATCCATGCCCCAGGAGGCAGATGAGTTAGATAAATGTGACCTATAACCAGAGGGCTAGAAACAGGCCACTGATCTGAGGAGCCTCCTAGTTCTGACTCAGACACTACAGAAAAGAGATCCCCACTGGCCATcaaaatggctcagtgtgtaaatatatacttgccaacaagcctgacaaactgagtttaACTCCTGGGCCCCgtgtggagaaagaagagcacCACCAAGTACTtactgaaagttgtcctctgacctcacacatGCAGCAATGCATGGGTGCCGcaaacacatactacacacagaTAAGTAAAATGTTGTACAGCCTTATCAGCTGGAAGGCTGGAAAGCTGGCTCAGCAATTCTGAGTGTGCACTGTTCCTCCAGAGAATCAGAGGAGTGTTCCCAGCACAAGTGTCAAtcggctcacaaccatttataacccCAGCTCTGGGGGAATTTGATGCCTCTGGCCTTGCAGACACCTGCACTGATGTGCATGAACCGGCATATGAACCTCTGCTaaaattaagggggaaaaaagtaaatAGTGTAttaacaaaagaatgaaagaaagaaagaaagaacttttcttttgtttgttttctgttttctctttttgagatatggtttctctgtagccctggttgtcctggaaatcCCTTTGTAGACCTCAAAGactcacctccctctgcctctgtgctgggattcaaaGTGTGCACCATCTGAGATTTCTAATACTTTGGGGTCTGAGAAGGTCTCTTCAATAGGAAGAGGTAGATGGGAGGTCCCAGCCCTCTTTTCAGACCAGATGTGTGTAGCTCTGGCCTTGGTCATTTTATTTGGTGGGAGAGTTTCTCAAGAGTTTGGAGTCACAGATCCTTTTGTAATCTAATGATAACAAACTTCTCTTCCAAAAAGTACTAAAACCCATACCCAGAAGTGATGACACCCTGGCTCatcacttgttctctctctctctctctctctctctctctctctctctctctctctctctctcgtgtgtgtgtgtgtgtgtgtgtgtgtgtgtgtgtgtgtgtgtggtgcctccCAGCCCTGCTCCATCAGTGTCTCTCTGAAATAAGAGGTTGACCTACCCTATATCAAGAAGCCCTTTCTCTGAAGATGAAGAAAGGATTGTTCACATTACTCCCTgctcctttttgtctttttttttctttttccatgttggAAATGCTGCTCAGGTCTGGTATATCTGGTATACGCAGAACAAGTTCTCTACCCCAGATTCACATCTCAGCACCTCCctttttattgatatatagtATTCATTGTTCAAAACAACAGAGGTCAAGACAATAACTTCATAATCACATACTTTACTAAAACCTACCTCTTTTTTCTGCCTTAAAAGATGTGTACCTGCCGGGCGtggtggcacgcctttaatcccagcacttgggaggcagaggcaggcagctttctgagttcaaggccagcctggtctacagagtgagttccaggacagccaggactacacagagaaaccctgtctcgaaaaaaaccaaaaaaaaaaaaaaaaaaaaaaaaaaaaaaagatgtgtaccttcctctttctttctttctttctttctttctttctttctttctttcttctcctaaaacagggtttctctgtgtagccctggctgtcctggaattcactctgtagaccaggctggcctcgaactcagaaatccacctgcctctgcctcccaagtgctgggattaaaggcgtgtgccaccaccgcccggccttcttttctttctttattttaaagatttatttaatttttctttgtttctttttttggtttctttcctcctcctcctcttcctcctcctctacctcttcctcttcttcctcttcctccttcttttagatttatttcaagTAGgtctgtggtggtgcatgcctttattctCAGAACCTGGGAgcagaagcagttggatctctgagttcaaggccagcctgatctacagagggagttccaggatagcttgggttacacagagaaaccctgtctacaaaattctttttatttaatttcaggtGTAACTGTAAATTTCAGGTGTAGGTGCCCAGAGGCTAGAAGGTGTCAGATACTGGACAACTGGAGCTACAGGCTATTGTGAGACCTACTTAATGTGGGTAACAGGAACCATCTCCAAGAGCAGCGAGAAATCtgcggagccatttctccagctgtaccctcttccttttttaaagacaagagttTCACTGTGCAGCCCTACCCCtttgtacaccacacacacacacacacacacacacacacacgagtgcacacacacacatggacatgtgcacacacgcacacgtgcacatacacacacaaaggcacgcacaaaggcacacacacacacacacacgtgcgcacacacaagcacacacacgcacacctgcacacatagcACATGCTTGCTCCAGCTCAGGGGCACTTGCCTATGGATTCTTGCATAAGTGACATTGGGTGTgttgggtgtttttttgtttgtttgtttgtttgtttgtttttgtttttttgagccagggtttttctgtgtagccctgggtgtccttgAATTCagcagtctgcctgcctctgcctccggagtgctggggttaaagatgtgtgctccaagtctctttttttcttttttctttgtctttttctttatgtatttgacactaatagccctggctgtcttggaatccTGGGGCTCACTGTGTAGATTGgtctaaccttgaactcacagagatgcatgcccctctgcctcctgagtggtaggattaaagctgagtatgtgtcaccatgcctgcatGGCAGGTTTTGTCTCTTAAATACTAGTccttgggtctggagagatggctcagtggttgagagcactgattgctctcctagaggtcttgagttcagttc
The nucleotide sequence above comes from Arvicanthis niloticus isolate mArvNil1 chromosome 6, mArvNil1.pat.X, whole genome shotgun sequence. Encoded proteins:
- the LOC143442869 gene encoding uncharacterized protein LOC143442869, with the translated sequence MIGLGAEAASAPACVWLVRVASDSNWPSGDLAGSCDRLPGCGGQRALGPGVVEVAKLAARWPRSRSHPRRDRGRWHSRLSRSRASLPPTPPPAASLPHPPLPGLPPGLSSGPPPPSALALAELPPLPALPLRPELLAPWGPGVHLALPELPPEVCAPAPPAAALALQDLPRLPAPAPPPAHLPLPPLPEAAVAATPGPVGARGRPPLLAEPPPQPLPPLPSRPSAFTLLAPPFPREPWPLPAFPPPLPPPPPPPYFFLSPPC